From the Halalkalicoccus sp. CGA53 genome, one window contains:
- a CDS encoding IclR family transcriptional regulator, producing the protein MVRENRSNDIVKSDETLFAIIEILQHHDQAGVTMLANSLGMAKSSVHKHLKTLEKNGYVINKSGKYQLGFKLLSIGGAIRDSDRFCNLARESVQKLVEDTNQMVIFSYREGLDGVVVFVRNDRYGLRNEVPLGNRFSLHMNAAGKAILAKLADPEIEEFLRKIDLIPATPNTITSKNELWDEIERVREKGYAISKEERVKGVQSIAGAVESGGEVGAISISLPADYSTTAQIHTRFSEIIVETANELELRARYKI; encoded by the coding sequence ATGGTTAGAGAAAACAGATCAAATGACATAGTAAAATCCGACGAGACACTGTTCGCCATTATCGAAATACTTCAGCATCATGATCAAGCCGGTGTTACAATGCTGGCAAACTCTCTTGGGATGGCTAAAAGCTCTGTTCATAAACATTTAAAAACGCTTGAAAAAAATGGATATGTTATCAATAAAAGTGGGAAATACCAATTGGGATTTAAGTTATTATCGATTGGAGGAGCAATTCGAGACAGTGACAGATTCTGTAACCTTGCACGTGAATCTGTTCAGAAATTAGTAGAAGATACCAATCAGATGGTGATTTTCTCTTATCGGGAAGGACTGGACGGAGTAGTTGTATTTGTCAGAAATGATCGATATGGGCTTCGGAATGAAGTGCCTCTCGGTAATAGATTCTCGCTTCATATGAACGCTGCCGGAAAAGCCATTCTAGCAAAATTAGCAGACCCTGAGATAGAAGAATTCCTACGAAAAATAGACCTTATTCCGGCAACACCCAACACGATAACAAGTAAAAATGAATTGTGGGACGAGATAGAACGTGTACGAGAGAAGGGCTATGCTATAAGTAAAGAGGAGCGTGTAAAAGGTGTTCAATCAATTGCCGGTGCAGTTGAAAGTGGAGGAGAAGTAGGGGCAATCTCAATATCATTACCTGCTGACTATTCAACTACAGCACAAATTCATACTCGGTTCTCGGAAATAATAGTAGAAACAGCAAACGAGCTGGAGTTACGTGCTCGCTATAAAATATAA
- a CDS encoding IS630 family transposase, translating into MLAQSSDCSATPIGCLTRFHVQRRRPDQRMQKNCSPSTWKRRSARQQMTLSRRPLIPERLSWASFDASWPIPTDNKHRVWAFGTPRLVKQMPQVKTTAVGFYAVNGTSVLRSLESLHKERIGEVFETIREQNPTGRILLVLDNFSSHTCTYTREKAEELGISLVFLPVASPHLQPIEPVWNSLKRYLSPISTESADEFRALVEATFLELTQRLSFAADWLETFIDINRLR; encoded by the coding sequence ATTCTGGCTCAATCCAGCGACTGCTCCGCAACACCTATCGGATGTCTTACGCGATTCCATGTCCAGAGACGCCGTCCCGACCAGAGAATGCAGAAGAACTGCTCGCCGAGCACCTGGAAGAGGCGCTCGGCGAGACAGCAGATGACTCTCTCGAGGAGGCCGCTGATCCCGGAGAGACTGTCTTGGGCTTCTTTCGACGCGTCGTGGCCGATACCGACGGACAATAAGCATCGAGTCTGGGCGTTCGGCACGCCCAGACTCGTCAAACAGATGCCGCAGGTGAAAACCACCGCTGTTGGCTTCTACGCCGTGAACGGAACAAGCGTGCTCCGGTCACTAGAGTCGTTGCATAAAGAGCGGATCGGCGAGGTGTTCGAGACGATCCGCGAGCAGAATCCGACCGGTCGGATTCTGCTCGTCCTGGACAATTTCTCCTCGCACACGTGTACCTACACACGTGAGAAGGCCGAAGAACTCGGTATCTCGCTGGTGTTTCTTCCAGTTGCGTCGCCGCATCTCCAACCAATCGAGCCGGTCTGGAACAGCCTGAAACGGTATCTCTCCCCGATATCGACCGAGAGCGCGGACGAGTTCCGCGCTCTCGTCGAAGCAACGTTCCTCGAACTGACACAGCGACTCAGCTTCGCTGCTGACTGGCTCGAAACCTTCATCGACATCAATCGCTTGCGCTAA
- a CDS encoding TRAP transporter substrate-binding protein, whose protein sequence is MGDNITQGRRQFVKATVATGVGGITGITGCLGATEDEISSITGTPLTRGPDDIFGQAFREAGEMFEEETDGEVEVEIVTLETEEEAIDATADGSIDLYHTSMGALTVAFAPELDFLETPFVTRDYDHFLSLTEEWVHDGPLNESMIEEGNQRVLDSTFRGQRGTITQEPVSHVDDVQGMQMRVPQFDDWVQIWDAVGVNPTPVDAAEVYQALETGVVESMEAPVAQYVSQSTYEVATYFTQTDHLPQTFNYVINNDTWESMSDGQQELFTEILRDRAQWATDQVDENTEELFDMLIDEHDVTLISSDEVDRDSFVESAESRIEELFDEEWESTFDEVLDT, encoded by the coding sequence ATGGGAGATAACATCACCCAAGGCCGTCGTCAATTCGTTAAAGCAACCGTAGCTACTGGGGTTGGTGGGATAACAGGAATAACAGGATGTTTGGGTGCAACGGAAGATGAAATTTCATCGATTACAGGAACACCTCTAACTAGAGGACCCGACGACATCTTTGGACAGGCTTTTCGAGAAGCCGGTGAAATGTTTGAAGAAGAAACAGATGGTGAAGTTGAAGTAGAAATAGTTACCCTTGAGACTGAGGAGGAAGCAATTGATGCAACAGCTGATGGTTCAATCGACCTTTATCATACTTCGATGGGCGCACTCACGGTGGCATTTGCTCCAGAATTGGACTTCCTTGAAACACCATTCGTAACACGCGACTATGATCATTTTCTTTCATTAACCGAGGAATGGGTCCACGATGGGCCACTAAATGAAAGTATGATTGAGGAAGGGAACCAGCGGGTGCTCGATTCAACTTTTCGTGGACAAAGAGGGACAATTACACAAGAACCTGTTAGTCACGTAGATGATGTCCAAGGAATGCAAATGAGAGTTCCTCAGTTTGATGACTGGGTTCAGATTTGGGATGCCGTCGGAGTTAATCCTACCCCCGTTGATGCTGCAGAAGTATATCAGGCTCTAGAAACAGGTGTAGTTGAATCAATGGAAGCTCCCGTTGCACAATACGTGAGTCAGTCTACCTATGAAGTTGCTACGTACTTTACACAAACGGATCATTTGCCCCAAACGTTTAATTATGTGATCAATAATGATACATGGGAGTCAATGTCTGATGGCCAACAAGAATTGTTTACCGAAATTCTCAGGGACAGAGCTCAGTGGGCTACGGATCAAGTTGACGAAAATACTGAAGAGTTGTTCGATATGCTTATAGATGAACATGATGTAACTTTGATCTCGTCTGATGAAGTTGATCGGGATTCTTTCGTTGAATCTGCTGAATCCCGAATTGAAGAATTGTTTGATGAGGAGTGGGAAAGCACTTTTGACGAAGTGTTAGACACCTAA
- a CDS encoding TRAP transporter small permease has product MAKLIDLVLDKAHSTFGLIGLYVFLFMSVMALLQIFFRFTSAYIGYSGYWTDTLARFSLMILTLAGVPYSIRKNDHISIRPLLEYIPRKIKKVLFIISDIASLLLCIFVIISAFAILPRASNQQLQGAGGFITLGHAYAFFIIAFFFGAVYILERLIKVLLGREPDADVQQEEELDGNVPEAT; this is encoded by the coding sequence ATGGCAAAGTTAATTGATTTAGTGCTAGATAAGGCCCATAGTACATTTGGGCTGATTGGGTTATATGTATTTTTATTTATGAGTGTAATGGCCCTATTACAAATCTTCTTTCGATTCACCTCGGCCTACATCGGATATTCGGGATATTGGACGGATACATTAGCACGATTTAGTTTAATGATATTAACATTAGCCGGGGTGCCTTACTCAATTCGGAAAAATGACCACATATCAATTAGGCCACTACTTGAGTATATTCCCAGAAAAATCAAAAAAGTATTATTTATTATTAGTGATATTGCTTCCTTATTATTATGCATTTTTGTTATTATTTCAGCGTTTGCTATTCTCCCGCGAGCAAGTAACCAGCAATTACAAGGAGCAGGGGGGTTTATTACACTGGGTCATGCTTATGCATTTTTTATAATAGCATTTTTTTTCGGGGCTGTATATATATTAGAAAGGTTAATAAAGGTGTTATTGGGTAGGGAACCAGATGCGGATGTTCAGCAAGAAGAGGAACTAGATGGAAATGTTCCGGAGGCGACATAA
- a CDS encoding TRAP transporter large permease, whose translation MAEFGTLLALFLIILIGFYLLGTPIAFSLGLTSLTIMLLPVGPSFTYQVFASQMYSQLNSFTLLAIPFFLFAGRMMNVIGMTDDLFDFATELVGSFPGGLGHVNVVVSILFSGMSGSAVADAAGVGVVEYKAMVERGYSGRFAAGITGASATIGPIIPPSIPLIIYGVFAEESIGALFIAGIIPGLLMGVCLMIFITLLALRAGEKLSQTRFPNLKRLGITGLKAVPGFLAPVIIIGGILFGFFTPTEAAAVAGLYTVIIGFGHYGLKLENILQTSKKTFEDTAVLTIIIGFASVYAFLINISGLPSMIEAFVLDFPFGATLLLFIIVALLLILGTFMSLLAIIIVTVPLLAPILPALGINVIHFGIVMMIALMIGLITPPLGIILFVLERVTPLSLVEISKGVAIFYIPLLTALIILILFPELSLYLPRRFGLGGL comes from the coding sequence ATGGCTGAATTTGGAACGTTATTGGCTCTATTTTTAATAATACTAATTGGATTTTATTTATTGGGGACGCCAATTGCGTTTTCTCTTGGACTGACTTCCCTCACAATTATGTTATTACCGGTAGGTCCATCATTCACCTACCAAGTGTTTGCGTCACAAATGTATTCTCAATTGAATAGCTTCACATTGCTAGCAATTCCGTTTTTCCTATTTGCTGGAAGAATGATGAACGTAATAGGGATGACAGATGACCTTTTCGATTTTGCTACAGAATTAGTTGGATCTTTTCCCGGCGGTCTTGGACATGTAAACGTAGTAGTTAGTATACTGTTTTCTGGAATGAGTGGATCAGCTGTCGCTGATGCTGCTGGAGTAGGTGTTGTAGAATATAAGGCAATGGTTGAGAGAGGGTATTCTGGAAGGTTTGCCGCTGGTATAACAGGTGCATCAGCGACAATTGGTCCTATAATACCACCAAGTATCCCACTGATCATATATGGAGTATTTGCTGAAGAGTCAATTGGCGCATTATTTATTGCTGGAATTATTCCAGGATTACTAATGGGGGTTTGTTTAATGATTTTTATTACATTATTAGCCCTGCGAGCTGGTGAGAAACTATCGCAGACGCGATTTCCGAATTTAAAAAGGCTAGGTATAACTGGCTTAAAGGCTGTTCCTGGATTCTTGGCACCAGTGATAATTATCGGAGGGATTTTGTTCGGATTTTTCACACCAACGGAAGCGGCCGCTGTAGCCGGTCTATATACCGTTATAATTGGGTTTGGACATTATGGCTTAAAGCTGGAAAATATACTACAGACTTCTAAAAAGACGTTTGAGGATACTGCGGTACTGACTATAATTATTGGATTTGCAAGTGTTTACGCATTCTTGATTAACATTTCTGGACTCCCATCAATGATTGAAGCCTTTGTTTTAGATTTCCCCTTCGGGGCTACTCTTCTCCTATTTATCATAGTAGCGCTCTTATTAATACTGGGTACCTTCATGTCGCTACTCGCTATTATCATTGTCACCGTCCCTTTACTAGCTCCTATTCTTCCCGCTCTAGGAATCAATGTCATTCATTTCGGGATCGTGATGATGATAGCATTGATGATTGGCCTTATCACTCCCCCTCTTGGAATTATATTATTTGTGCTAGAACGAGTGACCCCATTGAGTCTGGTGGAAATATCGAAAGGTGTTGCGATATTTTACATCCCATTACTCACTGCCTTGATTATTCTCATACTGTTCCCGGAGCTATCGTTATACTTACCGAGAAGGTTCGGATTAGGTGGGCTCTGA
- a CDS encoding DUF6414 family protein — MTSRGDTIRDYIYLDEVTVDGWYASLHGMVPNTIEEHERTDIQGDATAGAGVDVALPFLEMLGRLNIESDLSGALTAERMSDTAGRVIDQGLHTLLEQDLDEQEKIKPMNQDLELGDIVRVTGEGQIDPLYRTILALSRLITVEQLESLDEQCGSEDDHDAVSTDGFTGRPHAQERWDQLQSGASENALGQGSENVWSDIFNPETNPIISGIQQQQQQKKNQQLQKLLEVVYGEDICLILELVEEENEGSDGTYTQCGMLLNLDKLRVEKTDLLRPKRYTALGRVVETHKDEDSNWDYVEFLRVAETVFSESEMEQLRNSFENMLEDMNGSDNISVDDNTFSANEPLVVIRPVAVYW; from the coding sequence ATGACAAGTAGGGGAGACACGATTCGCGACTATATCTACCTGGACGAAGTTACTGTAGACGGCTGGTATGCATCCCTGCACGGCATGGTTCCGAACACCATAGAAGAGCACGAACGTACAGATATCCAAGGTGACGCTACCGCCGGTGCTGGCGTCGATGTAGCTCTTCCGTTTCTCGAAATGCTTGGCCGCCTCAATATCGAGAGTGACCTCTCAGGCGCCCTGACAGCTGAACGTATGTCCGATACGGCGGGGCGTGTCATCGACCAAGGGTTGCATACCTTGCTTGAACAAGATCTCGATGAGCAGGAGAAGATCAAGCCAATGAATCAGGATTTGGAATTAGGCGATATCGTTCGGGTGACGGGCGAAGGCCAGATTGATCCGCTGTATCGGACGATACTGGCGCTGTCCAGACTCATTACCGTTGAACAATTGGAAAGTCTTGATGAACAATGCGGGTCAGAAGATGACCACGACGCCGTCTCTACAGATGGTTTCACGGGTCGTCCACATGCTCAAGAGCGATGGGACCAACTACAATCCGGAGCGTCAGAAAATGCCTTAGGACAGGGTTCCGAAAATGTCTGGAGCGATATATTCAACCCTGAAACCAATCCGATTATTTCTGGCATACAACAACAGCAGCAACAAAAGAAAAACCAACAATTGCAAAAGCTTCTGGAAGTAGTGTACGGCGAGGATATCTGTTTAATCCTTGAGCTTGTTGAGGAAGAGAACGAGGGTTCGGACGGAACATACACACAGTGCGGTATGTTATTGAATTTGGATAAGTTGCGGGTCGAGAAGACAGATCTCCTCAGACCCAAAAGATACACTGCGCTCGGCCGCGTCGTAGAAACCCACAAAGACGAGGACAGCAATTGGGATTACGTTGAATTTCTGCGCGTCGCGGAAACCGTGTTTAGCGAGAGCGAGATGGAGCAGCTTCGCAATAGCTTCGAAAATATGCTGGAGGATATGAATGGATCCGATAATATATCGGTCGACGACAATACGTTTAGTGCTAATGAACCTCTTGTCGTGATCCGGCCAGTAGCTGTGTATTGGTAA